One window of the Branchiostoma lanceolatum isolate klBraLanc5 chromosome 3, klBraLanc5.hap2, whole genome shotgun sequence genome contains the following:
- the LOC136429104 gene encoding leucine-rich repeat-containing protein 24-like, with translation MYLHNNNITDIPANAFSNQPKLSILPLYSNRISIVSSTAFRGLANLNTLYLYNNQLTELHDYLFFGLSSLNNLQLQNNAILQIFPNTFTGISSLTYLLLYGNSLKTFPSEALSKISSIAVLYLQNNQMTTLPLAAYDMLSSVSSTIDISNNPWQCDCRMVGFRQKMTGSPSFENRITCTDSHSHGQLLKDINPEDLTCEEPMIVRFEKGDDNSLVEGEILHLVCEASGIPTPDITVIHPSGLNVTVESGGRVTVTVNNTITVTDVTAADAGLYICIARSPVGSAFETLSIDVQLKELPTITMSPPNVTGTSDKPESTSNHGSVPSFSLPVLLGSVFGAVAGTVLIVGIILMIWYKRRTQNPPSGSDVSVVFNNKNTTATVKISGHDKKGQDEAQNVSHPRYNKRPAVPQPTLDVFEDVDHVDQSSSNQRPKGAGPSQPGKKKAAAQANRNKAPVTTSGHYQSKNVKKTHHDQTPLPTLDLYEDVDYAHQSLSNQRPKSAGTSQSAKKKAAAQTKMNRTLGDERPPPPPPPPTGAAAGAAAVYANEPAAASDGDLAYYLPVKQT, from the coding sequence ATGTACctccacaacaacaacatcacagacATTCCTGCAAATGCATTTTCCAATCAGCCCAAACTGTCTATTCTCCCTCTCTATTCAAACAGAATATCAATAGTTTCATCAACAGCTTTCAGAGGTCTTGCTAACCTGAACACACTCTATCTCTATAATAACCAGCTGACTGAACTTCATGACTATCTGTTCTTTGGACTGTCCAGTCTTAACAATCTACAGCTACAGAACAATGCCATCCTGCAGATCTTTCCAAACACATTCACAGGCATATCAAGTCTTACATACTTGCTCCTGTATGGAAACAGCCTAAAAACTTTCCCTAGTGAGGCATTGTCAAAGATTTCCTCAATTGCTGTGCTTTACCTACAGAACAACCAGATGACAACACTTCCCTTGGCAGCCTATGACATGCTGTCATCAGTCTCTTCAACTATAGACATCagcaacaacccctggcagtgtgactgtaggatggttGGTTTCAGACAAAAAATGACTGGGTCTCCTTCTTTTGAAAACCGAATCACATGTACTGATTCACATAGCCATGGGCAATTACTGAAAGATATCAATCCTGAGGATCTGACATGTGAAGAGCCAATGATTGTCAGGTTTGAGAAGGGTGATGACAACTCATTGGTAGAGGGGGAGATACTCCATTTGGTCTGTGAAGCTTCAGGAATCCCCACACCAGACATCACAGTCATTCACCCATCTGGACTGAATGTAACAGTTGAGTCAGGTGGGAGAGTGACTGTGACAGTTAACAATACCATCACTGTAACagatgttactgcagcagatgctggtctgtacatcTGTATTGCAAGAAGTCCAGTTGGCTCAGCATTTGAAACACTGTCCATAGATGTCCAACTGAAAGAGCTCCCTACTATAACAATGTCACCGCCTAATGTCACAGGCActtcagacaaaccagaaagcaCCAGTAACCATGGATCTGTTCCCAGTTTCTCCCTACCTGTTCTCCTTGGTTCTGTTTTTGGTGCAGTAGCTGGCACTGTCCTCATTGTTGGCATCATTCTCATGATCTGGTACAAGAGGAGGACCCAGAATCCTCCATCAGGCTCAGATGTGAGTGTGGtttttaacaacaaaaacaccacGGCTACTGTAAAAATCAGTGGTCATGATAAGAAAGGACAGGATGAGGCCCAGAATGTCTCACACCCACGTTATAACAAGAGGCCAGCTGTGCCACAGCCTACTCTAGATGTGTTCGAAGATGTGGATCATGTGGACCAGTCATCAAGCAATCAAAGACCTAAAGGTGCAGGTCCAAGTCAGCCTGGTAAAAAGAAGGCTGCTGCACAAGCCAACAGAAACAAAGCTCCAGTAACAACCAGTGGTCATTATCAGTCcaagaatgtaaaaaaaacacatcatgaCCAGACTCCACTGCCTACTCTAGATCTGTATGAAGATGTAGATTATGCACACCAGTCATTAAGCAATCAAAGACCTAAAAGTGCAGGTACAAGTCAGTCTGCTAAAAAGAAGGCTGCTGCACAAACCAAGATGAACAGAACTCTTGGTGATGAGCGCCCCCcgcctccccctcctccccctacAGGTGCTGCTGCAGGTGCTGCCGCtgtgtatgcaaatgagccagCAGCTGCTTCTGATGGCGATCTTGCTTACTACTTACCTGTTAAACAGACCTAA